Proteins from one Deinococcus sp. AB2017081 genomic window:
- a CDS encoding VC0807 family protein has product MSGPTPTSPTAAKARAGIPKTVWDLVFTFVIPILVLSPNILGSGISVADLLGGGSATPGTIGTGNVRAYVLAALIPVAYVIWDLVRNRTLSPVAMIGGAGAIFSGALAFWFVDGFWFAIKDSARSYLVGVLFLISAATSVPLLRVFLDAASVGESPEHRAATQQAMRDPGVHRALALGTVIFAGVDLLGGVINSVVNYARVTAKFGTDDFNAQVAAVNAIMRIPGLIVSLAGIAVAFWIVQRAVQARYGQGASLLEPAKLEAVMRERGELGAVQRAEG; this is encoded by the coding sequence ATGTCAGGCCCGACCCCCACCTCCCCCACTGCCGCGAAAGCCCGCGCGGGGATTCCCAAGACCGTCTGGGATCTCGTGTTCACCTTCGTCATCCCGATCCTGGTGCTCAGCCCGAACATCCTGGGCAGCGGCATCAGCGTGGCCGACCTGCTGGGCGGCGGCTCGGCCACGCCGGGCACCATCGGGACGGGCAACGTCCGCGCCTACGTGCTGGCCGCCCTGATTCCCGTCGCCTACGTCATCTGGGATCTGGTGCGCAACCGCACCCTGAGCCCGGTCGCCATGATCGGCGGGGCGGGGGCGATCTTCTCGGGGGCGCTGGCGTTCTGGTTCGTGGACGGCTTCTGGTTCGCCATCAAGGACAGCGCCCGGTCGTATCTGGTCGGCGTGCTGTTCCTGATCAGCGCCGCGACCAGCGTGCCCCTGCTGCGGGTCTTTCTGGACGCCGCCAGCGTGGGCGAGAGCCCCGAGCACCGCGCCGCCACGCAGCAGGCCATGCGCGACCCCGGCGTCCACCGCGCCCTGGCCCTGGGCACCGTGATCTTCGCCGGCGTCGACCTGCTCGGCGGCGTGATCAACAGCGTCGTGAACTACGCCCGCGTGACCGCGAAGTTCGGCACCGACGACTTCAACGCGCAGGTCGCCGCCGTGAACGCCATCATGCGGATTCCCGGCCTGATCGTCAGCCTCGCAGGGATCGCCGTTGCCTTCTGGATCGTGCAGCGGGCGGTGCAGGCCCGTTACGGCCAGGGCGCGAGCCTGCTGGAACCCGCCAAGCTGGAGGCGGTCATGCGGGAACGGGGCGAGCTGGGGGCGGTGCAGAGGGCAGAGGGCTGA
- a CDS encoding vWA domain-containing protein: MNFIWPWALVLLVLVPLLVWVYLRGLRRPAQAAAIHPDLALLALARGRSHPLRRHLPPALYLGAVGLALLAVSRPQAAVPLPDDRTAIMLVMDVSRSMRAQDIEPSRFVAAQQAARAFVKSLPAGTRVGLASFSGSSLLNSPPTTRHADVLAAIDGLTMGFSTAVGDGLIEGLNALPQSDRTPGQSQSQRPTAAIVLLSDGRSNSGVDPLEAATQVKATGVRVYTVGLGTTGESLRSSRWNPPGRSLDAETLRQIATTTGGRYYEAKSASELSAIYREMGRSLAWSVEWREISGLVGALAGLLLLGSLGASERFTRRLQ; this comes from the coding sequence ATGAACTTCATCTGGCCATGGGCCCTGGTTCTGCTCGTGCTGGTGCCGCTGCTGGTCTGGGTATATCTGCGCGGGCTGCGCCGCCCGGCCCAGGCGGCCGCCATCCACCCGGATCTGGCGCTGCTGGCGCTGGCGCGGGGCCGCTCGCACCCGCTGCGCCGGCACCTGCCCCCGGCGCTGTACCTGGGAGCCGTCGGGCTGGCGCTGCTGGCGGTCAGCCGGCCCCAGGCGGCTGTGCCGCTGCCCGACGACCGCACCGCGATCATGCTCGTGATGGACGTGTCGCGCTCCATGCGGGCGCAGGACATCGAACCCAGCCGCTTCGTGGCCGCGCAGCAGGCCGCCCGTGCCTTCGTGAAGTCGCTGCCGGCGGGCACCCGCGTGGGGCTGGCGTCGTTCTCGGGCTCGTCGCTGCTCAACTCGCCGCCCACCACCCGGCACGCCGACGTGCTCGCCGCCATCGACGGGCTGACGATGGGCTTCAGCACCGCCGTCGGGGACGGTCTGATCGAGGGACTCAACGCCCTGCCACAGAGCGACCGGACGCCCGGCCAGTCCCAGAGCCAGCGCCCCACCGCCGCCATCGTGCTGCTGTCGGACGGCCGCAGCAACAGCGGCGTCGACCCGCTGGAGGCCGCCACCCAGGTGAAGGCCACGGGCGTCCGGGTCTACACCGTCGGGCTGGGCACCACGGGCGAGTCCCTGCGCAGCAGCCGCTGGAATCCGCCCGGCCGCAGTCTGGACGCCGAGACCCTGCGCCAGATCGCCACCACGACCGGCGGGCGCTACTACGAGGCGAAGTCGGCGTCGGAACTCAGCGCGATCTACCGCGAGATGGGACGCTCGCTGGCGTGGTCGGTCGAGTGGCGCGAGATCTCCGGCCTCGTCGGGGCCCTGGCCGGGCTGCTGCTGCTGGGCAGCCTGGGCGCGTCCGAGCGCTTCACCCGCCGCCTGCAGTAG
- a CDS encoding FUN14 domain-containing protein: MTTLPTPTPPAPDTALGASLLDALRPALPDLSVGALLGFATGVALRHVGRVVLIVVGVLFITLQLLAYLDLITVNWLRLQALTEPWLRQGSEHGASWLGRVLTANLPFAGAFTAGLLVGLRARV; the protein is encoded by the coding sequence ATGACGACGCTGCCGACCCCCACCCCCCCCGCCCCGGACACCGCCCTGGGGGCCTCGCTGCTCGACGCGCTGCGGCCCGCCCTGCCCGACCTGAGCGTGGGGGCATTGCTGGGCTTCGCGACCGGCGTGGCCCTGCGGCACGTGGGCCGGGTCGTGCTGATCGTGGTGGGCGTGCTGTTCATCACCCTGCAGCTGCTCGCGTATCTCGACCTGATCACGGTCAACTGGCTGCGGCTCCAGGCCCTGACCGAACCGTGGCTGCGCCAGGGCAGCGAGCACGGCGCGTCGTGGCTGGGCCGCGTGCTGACCGCGAACCTGCCCTTCGCCGGGGCCTTCACGGCCGGGCTGCTGGTCGGCCTGCGGGCACGGGTGTAG
- a CDS encoding RNA polymerase sigma factor, which translates to MENVPDAPADLLPTERLDRLIAGDEAAWYAFVQEYEGRMYGYLYRLEGNSDDALDLTQEVFYRAWRSIRTFRPGERVLPWLYQVARNTQIESHRRKQLQRFSLEEAREDIGFEVTSAARSPVQAAESADAQDRVQRALLKLPEEYREAVVLRFVEDLPYEEIAQIQGVAVGTAKSRVFRAKEQLAQLLADVADVN; encoded by the coding sequence GTGGAGAACGTGCCAGATGCCCCCGCCGACCTGCTGCCGACCGAGCGGCTCGACCGGCTCATCGCGGGGGACGAGGCCGCGTGGTACGCCTTCGTGCAGGAATACGAGGGACGCATGTACGGCTACCTGTACCGTCTGGAGGGCAACAGCGACGACGCCCTGGACCTGACGCAGGAAGTCTTCTACCGTGCATGGCGATCGATTCGCACCTTCCGGCCCGGCGAGCGGGTACTGCCGTGGCTGTATCAGGTGGCCCGCAACACCCAGATCGAGTCGCACCGCCGCAAGCAGCTCCAGCGCTTCTCACTGGAAGAGGCCCGCGAGGACATCGGCTTCGAGGTGACCAGCGCCGCCCGCTCACCCGTGCAGGCCGCCGAGAGCGCCGACGCGCAGGACCGCGTGCAGCGCGCGCTGCTGAAACTCCCCGAGGAGTACCGCGAGGCCGTGGTGCTGCGCTTCGTGGAGGACCTGCCCTACGAGGAGATCGCGCAGATCCAGGGCGTCGCCGTGGGCACCGCCAAGAGCCGCGTGTTCCGCGCCAAGGAGCAGCTCGCGCAGCTGCTCGCCGATGTCGCGGACGTGAACTGA
- a CDS encoding CAP domain-containing protein: MTPPGRSHRVPVPSDRSRFLSRHVRHAVVLGALLTATLPGAHGQGTPAPFKVGYTASAEGRAPLLVTFHATVQPTYRVDWTFGDGGTASGPQVQHTYYRSGVYTMQARLLDTSGRVVSRAQTTIDVQSSGPERSELTVLLGRGEVRLSAVDSVYYTPAAPTLLLDGQVVTGRAVRLSNGPHRAAAVGVTGSGQVQERAVTFTAAPFTGSVVFETEVLRLTNAARAQGWNCTTLRAGGPALPPLKQDATLDVAALAQSAGMATAGYFDHVSALDGSTPMRRVQAAGMAPAATAENIAAGHETPAQVVDGWLRSPGHCRNIMGAYSLIGLSYVNRPGTTYVRYWTQVFASP; this comes from the coding sequence GTGACACCCCCCGGTCGATCCCACCGCGTTCCCGTCCCGTCTGATCGTTCCCGGTTCCTGTCCCGCCACGTGCGGCATGCCGTGGTGCTGGGTGCGCTGCTGACCGCCACCCTGCCCGGTGCCCACGGCCAGGGCACGCCCGCGCCCTTCAAGGTGGGCTACACCGCCAGCGCCGAGGGCCGCGCGCCGCTGCTGGTCACATTCCACGCCACGGTGCAGCCCACGTACCGGGTGGACTGGACCTTCGGCGACGGCGGCACGGCCAGCGGCCCACAGGTGCAGCACACGTACTACCGCAGCGGCGTGTACACCATGCAGGCCCGGCTGCTGGACACCTCTGGCCGCGTGGTCAGCCGCGCCCAGACCACCATCGACGTGCAGTCCAGCGGGCCCGAGCGCAGCGAGCTGACCGTGCTGCTGGGTCGGGGCGAGGTGCGCCTGAGCGCCGTGGACAGCGTGTACTACACTCCGGCGGCCCCTACGCTGCTGCTCGACGGCCAGGTGGTCACCGGGCGCGCGGTGCGCCTGAGCAACGGCCCGCACCGCGCCGCAGCGGTCGGCGTGACGGGCAGCGGGCAGGTGCAGGAGCGGGCCGTCACGTTCACGGCCGCGCCGTTCACGGGCAGCGTGGTCTTCGAGACCGAGGTGCTGCGCCTGACCAACGCCGCCCGCGCCCAGGGCTGGAACTGCACCACGCTGCGTGCGGGTGGCCCGGCCCTGCCGCCCCTGAAGCAGGACGCCACGCTGGATGTGGCCGCCCTGGCCCAGTCCGCAGGCATGGCGACCGCCGGGTACTTCGACCATGTCAGCGCCCTGGACGGCAGCACCCCCATGCGGCGCGTCCAGGCGGCGGGCATGGCGCCGGCCGCCACCGCCGAGAACATCGCCGCCGGTCACGAGACGCCGGCCCAGGTCGTGGACGGCTGGCTGCGCAGCCCCGGCCACTGCCGCAACATCATGGGCGCGTATTCCCTGATCGGCCTGTCGTACGTGAACCGCCCGGGCACGACCTACGTGCGCTACTGGACGCAGGTGTTCGCCTCTCCGTGA
- a CDS encoding HNH endonuclease has product MNSRKDMPREEEVRIPHVAADLNAPRVLVLNASYEPLHVTSAKRAITLVQYGVAEVLENSADVVRSPSTVLPVPSVIRLRKYVRRPRVHPVPFNRRNVLRRDTFACQYCGSPEELTLDHVMPRSRGGRHNWENVVTACRSCNQHKGNRTPDEAGMPLRTRPRAPTFGVYAHGQFAHWQPEWARYIH; this is encoded by the coding sequence ATGAACTCCAGAAAGGACATGCCCAGAGAGGAGGAGGTGCGAATACCCCACGTAGCGGCGGATCTGAATGCCCCCCGCGTGCTGGTACTCAACGCCTCCTACGAACCCCTGCACGTGACCAGCGCCAAACGCGCGATCACGCTGGTGCAGTACGGCGTGGCCGAGGTTCTGGAGAACAGCGCGGACGTGGTGCGTTCGCCCAGCACCGTGCTGCCCGTGCCCAGCGTGATCCGCCTGCGCAAGTACGTGCGGCGTCCGCGCGTGCACCCGGTGCCCTTCAACCGGCGCAACGTGCTGCGGCGCGACACCTTCGCGTGCCAGTACTGCGGCAGCCCCGAGGAACTCACGCTCGATCACGTCATGCCCCGCTCCAGGGGCGGGCGGCACAACTGGGAGAACGTCGTCACGGCCTGCAGATCGTGCAACCAGCACAAGGGGAACCGCACCCCCGACGAGGCCGGGATGCCGCTGCGCACCCGGCCTCGCGCTCCTACGTTCGGTGTGTACGCCCACGGCCAGTTCGCGCACTGGCAGCCCGAGTGGGCACGCTACATCCACTGA
- a CDS encoding polysaccharide deacetylase family protein, with amino-acid sequence MRPNPLLTALGYAPTDRVVIFHADDIGMCGATVDAYADLLDVGALTSAALMVPCPAAAEGAAVARRYPHADLGVHLTITSEWDVLRWGPVSTRDPASGLLDAEGRFPRTVQAVQATARPDAVRSELAAQVSRARAWGVDITHVDSHMGALAHPKFLPAVMALAGQEGVPAMYPRMNRAGWRAQGFDAAGAAGAWGYGRLLEHAGRPLVDGLYMLPLHEGGDHLELTRRVLATLPPGLTHFILHPARDTPELRAICGDWPGRVANYEAFRDPRMKGVIADSGVHAIGYRLLRDWMRAPA; translated from the coding sequence ATGCGGCCCAATCCGCTCCTGACGGCCCTTGGCTACGCTCCCACCGACCGCGTCGTGATCTTCCACGCGGACGACATCGGCATGTGCGGGGCGACGGTGGACGCCTACGCCGACCTGCTGGACGTCGGCGCCCTGACCTCGGCCGCGCTGATGGTGCCGTGCCCGGCGGCGGCCGAGGGGGCGGCCGTGGCCCGCAGGTACCCACACGCCGACCTGGGTGTGCACCTGACCATCACCAGCGAGTGGGACGTGCTGCGCTGGGGGCCGGTCAGCACCCGCGACCCGGCGAGCGGCCTGCTGGACGCCGAGGGCCGCTTTCCCCGCACCGTCCAGGCCGTGCAGGCGACGGCGCGGCCGGACGCGGTGCGCTCGGAACTGGCGGCCCAGGTCAGCCGGGCGCGGGCGTGGGGCGTGGACATCACGCACGTGGACTCGCACATGGGGGCGCTGGCCCACCCGAAATTCCTGCCCGCCGTGATGGCGCTGGCGGGGCAGGAGGGGGTGCCGGCCATGTACCCGCGCATGAACCGGGCCGGATGGCGGGCCCAGGGCTTTGACGCGGCGGGCGCGGCCGGAGCGTGGGGCTACGGCCGGCTGCTGGAACACGCCGGCCGCCCACTGGTCGATGGGCTGTACATGCTGCCGCTGCACGAGGGCGGCGACCATCTGGAACTGACCCGCCGGGTGCTGGCGACATTGCCGCCGGGCCTGACGCATTTCATCCTGCATCCGGCACGGGACACGCCCGAGCTGCGGGCCATCTGCGGCGACTGGCCGGGCCGGGTCGCCAACTACGAGGCCTTCCGCGACCCGCGTATGAAGGGCGTCATCGCGGACAGCGGCGTCCACGCCATCGGCTACCGGCTGCTGCGGGACTGGATGCGGGCACCAGCATGA
- a CDS encoding metallophosphoesterase family protein — MIRLAILADLHANLAATLAVHADMQRRGLTDAWVLGDLVGKGPRPKEVLEWTQAHASRVVQGNWDARVAGATHRPQDLWPRSKLTPAQLSYLGELPYGIEEQFAGAWWRFVHASSRGLFHRLYPHSSLADQITAFEPNAQYGLKAHADALVYADMHEALLLDVEGRPLINCGSVGNPLDSTLPCYLILEFDPHSPTHSATFVRLTYDRDEEITAAEQSGMPFTKEYITELLTGAFQKRRARTGE; from the coding sequence ATGATTCGTCTCGCCATCCTCGCGGATCTGCACGCCAACCTGGCGGCCACGCTCGCGGTTCACGCGGACATGCAGCGCCGTGGCCTGACCGACGCGTGGGTGCTGGGTGATCTGGTCGGCAAGGGGCCGCGCCCGAAAGAGGTGCTGGAATGGACACAGGCGCACGCCAGCCGCGTCGTCCAGGGCAACTGGGATGCCCGCGTGGCCGGCGCGACCCACCGCCCGCAGGATCTGTGGCCGCGCAGCAAGCTCACGCCCGCGCAGCTGTCGTACCTGGGCGAGTTGCCGTACGGGATCGAGGAACAGTTCGCGGGCGCGTGGTGGCGCTTCGTCCACGCCAGTTCACGCGGGCTGTTTCACCGCCTGTACCCCCATTCCAGCCTGGCCGACCAGATCACCGCCTTTGAACCCAACGCCCAGTACGGCCTGAAGGCCCACGCCGACGCCCTGGTCTACGCCGACATGCACGAGGCCCTGCTGCTGGACGTCGAGGGCCGCCCGCTGATCAACTGCGGCAGCGTGGGCAATCCGCTGGACTCCACCCTGCCGTGCTACCTGATCCTGGAATTCGACCCCCACAGCCCCACCCACAGCGCCACCTTCGTCCGCCTGACCTACGACCGCGACGAGGAGATCACGGCCGCCGAACAGAGCGGCATGCCGTTCACGAAGGAGTACATCACGGAGCTGCTGACGGGCGCGTTCCAGAAGAGAAGGGCACGGACGGGGGAGTAG
- a CDS encoding response regulator yields MTDPAAHRIEILLVEDNEPDVLLTLEAFEEASVPNRLHVARDGVEALRFLRREGEHAHAPRPDVILMDINMPRKNGLEVLQEIKADRSLASIPVVMLTTSQSDDDVRNSYERHASGYVVKPVGFENFLNAMRAFENFWMTFVRFPPQHDRH; encoded by the coding sequence ATGACTGATCCCGCTGCCCACCGCATAGAAATCCTGCTGGTCGAGGACAACGAACCCGATGTTCTCCTGACCCTCGAAGCCTTCGAGGAGGCCAGCGTCCCCAATCGTCTGCATGTCGCCCGCGACGGCGTGGAGGCCCTGCGCTTCCTGCGCCGTGAGGGCGAGCACGCGCACGCTCCCCGTCCGGACGTGATCCTGATGGACATCAACATGCCCCGCAAGAATGGGCTGGAGGTCTTGCAGGAGATCAAGGCCGACCGCTCGCTGGCCAGCATCCCGGTGGTCATGCTCACCACCAGCCAGTCCGACGACGACGTGCGCAACTCGTACGAGCGGCATGCCAGCGGCTACGTGGTCAAGCCGGTGGGCTTCGAGAACTTCCTGAACGCCATGCGGGCCTTCGAGAACTTCTGGATGACCTTCGTGCGCTTCCCTCCCCAGCACGACCGCCACTGA
- a CDS encoding flavin reductase family protein gives MTATPGGLTPDEFRQTLGRFASGVTVITANGGTERRGMTASAFVSVSLTPPLILVSVDTRAHMHALLAAEDVTHFGVNVLSSVQRPLSDHFAGKPGPEDAVPWFEHEGLPLIGGAVAQLVCRKEQAILAGDHTLYLGFVEYARYTDDDPLLYFRGQYHELG, from the coding sequence ATGACTGCGACGCCCGGTGGCCTCACTCCCGACGAATTCCGGCAGACGCTGGGCCGCTTTGCGAGCGGCGTGACCGTCATCACGGCGAATGGCGGCACGGAACGCCGGGGCATGACCGCCAGCGCCTTCGTGTCCGTGAGCCTGACCCCGCCGCTGATCCTGGTCAGCGTGGACACCCGCGCCCACATGCACGCGCTGCTGGCCGCGGAAGACGTCACCCACTTCGGCGTGAACGTCCTGAGCAGCGTCCAGCGGCCCCTCAGTGACCACTTTGCCGGAAAACCCGGCCCCGAGGACGCCGTGCCGTGGTTCGAGCACGAGGGCCTGCCCCTGATCGGCGGCGCGGTCGCGCAGCTGGTGTGCCGCAAGGAGCAGGCCATCCTCGCCGGTGACCACACCCTGTACCTGGGCTTCGTGGAATACGCCCGCTACACCGACGACGATCCCCTGCTGTATTTCCGGGGCCAGTACCACGAACTCGGGTAG
- a CDS encoding HD domain-containing protein, whose protein sequence is MNRDQAHALMLEHTPSVSLQRHMLNVEAAMRWYARHWHEDEETYAVTGLLHDFDYERHPQEHPAWGVAYLREHTDTAPEILDAIMGHATYTGVPRETRLARTLFAVDELTGLVQAAALIRPDREVRGVELSSLKKRFRNRAFAAGVNRDEVTQGAAELGVDLDQHLDNVLRALQEAAGSPEAPESVKGS, encoded by the coding sequence ATGAACCGTGACCAGGCCCACGCCCTGATGCTGGAGCACACGCCGTCCGTCTCGCTGCAACGCCACATGCTGAACGTCGAGGCCGCCATGCGCTGGTACGCCCGCCACTGGCATGAGGACGAGGAGACCTACGCCGTGACCGGGCTGCTGCACGACTTCGACTACGAACGGCACCCGCAGGAGCATCCCGCGTGGGGCGTGGCGTACCTGCGCGAACACACGGACACGGCCCCGGAGATCCTCGACGCGATCATGGGACATGCGACCTACACGGGCGTGCCCCGGGAGACCCGCCTGGCCAGGACGCTGTTCGCCGTGGATGAGCTGACCGGACTGGTGCAGGCAGCGGCCCTGATCCGCCCGGATCGGGAGGTGCGCGGGGTGGAACTGAGCAGCCTGAAGAAACGCTTCCGCAACCGGGCCTTCGCGGCGGGAGTGAACCGCGACGAGGTCACGCAGGGAGCGGCTGAACTGGGTGTCGATCTGGATCAGCACCTCGACAACGTCCTCCGGGCGCTCCAGGAAGCGGCGGGCAGTCCGGAGGCCCCCGAGTCCGTTAAAGGTTCGTAG
- a CDS encoding MFS transporter has translation MSHAALDDPPSSVAWRYAVMNFGLTVPAQASSFLLLYYVDGQKLSPTLAATVMACFAVYNAIDNPVIGYLSDRSRSRQGRRIPFIRYGALPSLLGFVLMFNAPFSGATEPWALVAYFAATWWLWETAGTALGTGYLALLPEMFRTYAQRTGVAWRMNAVQVVGLLIGLALPPVLAARFGWGVTAAAFAVISGVAIYSGVGALRERPEAQQTQSLPLLPALRATFSNRSFLTVVLAQTMRFVTTGTLAAGMGFYVKYTLGAPEGTTTTLLLATAFVVAGASLWPWRALVASRFGARTTLMLAFAVTAVSVSLLAVVDSVAGVWPVTAAFGVGLGGMILMGDVIMADVIDEDEVRTGERREGMYFGLSGLITTLSGALISLAFGWVSRRYGYDPTLDVQPASVAEGFRVFMTAVPIAGAALALLLLAFYPLHGQRLADVRRTLAERRAA, from the coding sequence ATGAGCCACGCCGCCCTGGATGACCCGCCGTCCAGCGTGGCGTGGCGCTACGCGGTCATGAACTTCGGGCTGACGGTGCCCGCCCAGGCCAGCAGTTTCCTGCTGCTGTACTACGTGGACGGCCAGAAACTCAGCCCCACGCTGGCCGCGACCGTCATGGCGTGTTTTGCCGTCTACAACGCCATCGACAATCCGGTGATCGGCTACCTCTCGGATCGTTCGCGCAGCCGCCAGGGCCGGCGCATCCCCTTTATCCGCTACGGGGCGCTGCCGTCGCTGCTGGGCTTTGTGCTCATGTTCAACGCGCCGTTTTCCGGGGCCACGGAGCCGTGGGCACTCGTCGCGTACTTCGCGGCGACGTGGTGGCTGTGGGAGACGGCGGGCACCGCCCTGGGCACCGGCTACCTGGCCCTGCTGCCCGAGATGTTCCGCACCTACGCCCAGCGCACCGGCGTGGCGTGGCGCATGAACGCCGTGCAGGTCGTGGGCCTGCTGATCGGGCTGGCGCTGCCGCCCGTGCTGGCGGCGCGGTTCGGATGGGGGGTGACCGCTGCCGCCTTTGCCGTGATCTCGGGCGTGGCGATCTACAGCGGGGTGGGGGCGCTGCGCGAGCGGCCGGAGGCCCAGCAGACGCAGTCGTTGCCGCTGCTGCCCGCGCTGCGGGCCACCTTCTCGAACCGCAGTTTCCTGACGGTGGTGCTGGCCCAGACCATGCGCTTCGTGACCACCGGCACGCTGGCCGCCGGGATGGGCTTCTACGTGAAATACACCCTGGGAGCGCCGGAGGGCACCACCACGACCCTGCTGCTCGCCACCGCCTTCGTCGTGGCGGGAGCGAGCCTGTGGCCGTGGCGGGCGCTGGTCGCCAGCCGCTTCGGGGCCCGCACCACCCTGATGCTCGCGTTCGCGGTCACCGCCGTGAGCGTCAGCCTGCTGGCGGTCGTGGACAGCGTGGCGGGCGTGTGGCCGGTCACGGCGGCCTTCGGCGTGGGTCTGGGCGGCATGATCCTGATGGGCGACGTGATCATGGCCGACGTGATCGACGAAGACGAGGTGCGCACTGGCGAGCGCCGCGAGGGCATGTACTTCGGGCTGAGCGGTCTGATCACCACCCTGAGCGGGGCGCTGATCTCGCTGGCCTTCGGGTGGGTGTCGCGCCGCTACGGCTACGACCCCACCCTGGACGTGCAGCCCGCCTCGGTGGCCGAGGGCTTCCGGGTGTTCATGACGGCGGTGCCCATCGCGGGCGCCGCGCTCGCCCTGCTCCTGCTGGCCTTCTACCCCCTGCACGGTCAGCGCCTGGCCGACGTGCGCCGCACCCTGGCGGAGCGCCGCGCCGCGTGA
- a CDS encoding MarC family protein → MPDLAEVLTTINRTFLTMLVVMDPVGLAPIFIGLAGNRPAFERRRVALKATLVAGGIILAFGLGGRALLEHLGISLSSFRVAGGILLFLIALDMVFARPSGSKESPDEEREAQERQDISVFPLAIPLIAGPGTLASIMIQANTAHGDPLLLGLVFVVTGFVLLLCYLALRLSGQIGRVIGVTGVHVVTRVLGVLLGALAVQYVADGVLELLRGGLKTG, encoded by the coding sequence GTGCCGGATCTGGCTGAGGTACTCACCACCATCAACCGCACCTTCCTGACCATGTTGGTGGTCATGGATCCGGTGGGCCTGGCCCCCATCTTCATCGGGTTGGCGGGCAACCGGCCGGCCTTCGAGCGGCGGCGCGTGGCCCTGAAGGCGACCCTGGTGGCGGGCGGCATCATCCTGGCCTTCGGGCTGGGCGGCCGCGCGCTGCTGGAGCATCTGGGCATCAGCCTGAGTTCCTTCCGCGTGGCCGGCGGCATCCTGCTCTTCCTGATCGCGCTGGACATGGTGTTCGCCCGCCCCAGCGGCAGCAAGGAGAGCCCGGACGAGGAACGCGAGGCGCAGGAACGCCAGGACATCAGCGTGTTTCCGCTGGCGATCCCGCTGATCGCGGGGCCGGGCACGCTGGCGAGCATCATGATCCAGGCCAACACGGCCCACGGCGACCCGCTGCTGCTGGGGCTGGTGTTCGTCGTGACCGGCTTCGTGCTGCTGCTGTGCTATCTGGCGCTTCGGCTGTCGGGGCAGATCGGGCGCGTGATCGGCGTGACCGGCGTGCACGTGGTGACCCGTGTGCTGGGCGTGCTGCTGGGCGCCCTGGCCGTGCAGTACGTCGCCGACGGCGTGCTGGAACTGCTGCGCGGCGGCTTGAAGACCGGCTAG